In the genome of Longimicrobium sp., one region contains:
- a CDS encoding 6-bladed beta-propeller gives MIPRKSLALALLLGAAPLAAQPTVRLPAADRPLAGAPTNVFSIGAEEGQSWELLANVEQVAFDRNDNLYVLDRGNQRVLVFDRSGRFVRQLGRKGDGPGEFQIPVGLAVLGNGRVAVLDLLHGNITVLTPEGEVVGTTPLGEEWFPAMRIEAHPSGSVLAVLRPRIMPEMLRGGTVPPQNQTFALMPLDGRGELRRLFEIPDPASVRGSTSGGGNQRRFNLRMSSKEFAPLTLWDVLPDGGTALSHTTLYTIKIQDASGRTVRFLQRPVPVRRTTQADRDRILAQRREQFRTGRGGGIIMMRTEGRGGTTRSSPPRELSPQQIEEQLRDVEFADTIRAIQGMTVAPSGKLWIERTARNVGDPGPIDVVTPQGQYLGTIAGQRLPRAISASGRAAYVERDDLGVERVIVRQLPRNWYD, from the coding sequence ATGATCCCCAGGAAGTCTCTCGCGCTGGCGCTGCTGCTGGGCGCCGCGCCGCTGGCCGCGCAGCCCACCGTCCGCCTCCCCGCCGCCGACCGCCCGCTCGCCGGAGCCCCCACCAACGTCTTCAGCATCGGCGCCGAAGAGGGGCAGAGCTGGGAGCTGCTGGCGAACGTGGAGCAGGTGGCGTTCGACCGCAACGACAACCTGTACGTGCTGGACCGCGGCAACCAGCGCGTGCTCGTCTTCGACCGGAGCGGCCGCTTCGTCCGCCAGCTCGGCAGGAAGGGCGATGGACCGGGCGAGTTCCAGATCCCGGTGGGCTTGGCCGTGCTGGGCAACGGCAGGGTCGCGGTGCTCGACCTCTTGCACGGCAACATCACCGTGCTCACTCCCGAAGGCGAGGTCGTCGGCACCACCCCTCTGGGCGAGGAATGGTTCCCGGCCATGCGGATCGAGGCGCACCCCAGCGGCAGCGTGCTCGCCGTGCTCCGGCCACGCATCATGCCGGAGATGCTGCGGGGAGGCACCGTTCCGCCGCAGAACCAGACGTTCGCGCTGATGCCGCTCGACGGTCGCGGGGAGCTGCGCCGGCTCTTCGAGATCCCCGATCCCGCGAGCGTGCGGGGATCGACCTCGGGAGGCGGCAACCAGCGGCGGTTCAACCTCCGGATGAGCTCGAAGGAGTTCGCGCCGCTCACCCTCTGGGATGTGCTGCCCGACGGTGGAACGGCGCTCTCGCACACCACGCTCTACACCATCAAGATCCAGGACGCGAGCGGCAGGACCGTCCGCTTCCTGCAACGCCCCGTGCCCGTCCGCCGCACCACGCAGGCGGACCGGGACCGCATCCTCGCGCAGCGCCGCGAGCAGTTCCGCACCGGCCGGGGCGGCGGGATCATCATGATGCGGACGGAGGGTAGAGGCGGCACCACCCGCAGCTCGCCCCCTCGTGAGCTGTCGCCGCAGCAGATCGAGGAGCAGCTCCGCGACGTCGAGTTCGCCGACACCATCCGCGCGATCCAGGGGATGACGGTGGCGCCCTCGGGGAAGCTGTGGATCGAGCGCACGGCGCGGAACGTGGGCGACCCGGGCCCGATCGACGTGGTGACGCCGCAGGGGCAGTACCTCGGGACGATCGCCGGGCAGCGCCTTCCCCGCGCCATCAGCGCCAGCGGCCGCGCGGCTTATGTCGAGCGCGACGACCTCGGCGTCGAGCGCGTGATCGTCCGCCAGCTGCCGCGAAACTGGTACGACTGA
- a CDS encoding alpha/beta hydrolase-fold protein, whose amino-acid sequence MHREHHRWFSPSLQRDMELLVFGHGGARVLVFPTSMGRFFEWEDRGMMHALGEHLERGWLQVFCVDSVDAESWYARGKHPRDRALRNFQYEDYVVREVLPFSQSQNGNPFLIAAGASFGAYHAVNIAFRNPWLFGRVVGMSGLYDIREQTDGYYDAEIAAQNPSHYVSQIDDPGRLEALRRMDIILATGQDDSFVENNRYLSRALWEKGVGNALRLWDGWAHDWPWWKDMIRLYVGGHD is encoded by the coding sequence GTGCACCGCGAGCATCACCGCTGGTTCAGCCCCTCGCTGCAGCGCGACATGGAGCTGCTGGTGTTCGGCCACGGGGGGGCGCGCGTGCTGGTGTTCCCCACCTCGATGGGGCGCTTCTTCGAGTGGGAGGACCGGGGGATGATGCACGCGCTCGGCGAGCACCTGGAGCGCGGCTGGCTCCAGGTGTTCTGCGTCGACAGCGTGGACGCCGAGAGCTGGTACGCCAGGGGGAAGCACCCGCGCGACCGGGCGCTGCGCAACTTCCAGTACGAGGACTACGTCGTCCGCGAGGTGCTCCCCTTCAGCCAGTCGCAGAACGGCAACCCCTTCCTGATCGCCGCCGGCGCCAGCTTCGGCGCCTACCACGCCGTCAACATCGCCTTCCGCAACCCCTGGCTCTTCGGCCGCGTGGTCGGGATGAGCGGCCTCTACGACATCCGCGAGCAGACCGACGGCTACTACGACGCCGAGATCGCCGCGCAGAACCCCTCGCACTACGTCAGCCAGATCGACGACCCCGGCCGGCTGGAGGCGCTGCGCCGCATGGACATCATCCTGGCGACGGGGCAGGACGACTCGTTCGTGGAGAACAACCGCTACCTCTCCCGCGCGTTGTGGGAGAAGGGCGTGGGCAACGCGCTGCGCCTGTGGGACGGCTGGGCGCACGACTGGCCGTGGTGGAAGGACATGATCCGCCTCTACGTCGGCGGGCACGACTGA
- a CDS encoding AAA family ATPase: MSFESTEAMNGDDVEGRATASSQSSGNSIHPRFIERVVIRNYKSIAGCDVSLSNLTFLVGPNGSGKSNFLDAIRFITDSLRNSLDHALRDRGGVKEVRRRSSGHPTHFGIRLDFRLPDRAYGHYSFDVASKIQGTYSVQHEECTIRHGITGTIIGRYSVEEGRVTSSSVTSPPAASRDRLYLVNVSGLHEFRPIYDALSNMGFYNLNPDVIRELQSPDPGLILSRDGSNIASVLKTLTTRNPQVKERIEEYLSKIVSSISGVDAIPVGPKETLQFRQDVSGAKYPWRFIAANMSDGTLRALGNLVALFQSGSDSIVPFVGIEEPETALHPAAAGILTDGLADASEHTQVAVTSHSPDLLDNEKIPDESLLAVISERGETKIGPLDPAGRSALRDHLFTAGDLLRMDQLRPDPRAINLRPEQLPLFGED; encoded by the coding sequence TTGTCGTTCGAAAGCACCGAGGCGATGAATGGCGATGACGTCGAAGGTCGAGCCACCGCCTCCTCTCAGTCAAGCGGAAATTCGATACACCCGCGTTTCATTGAACGCGTTGTAATCCGAAATTATAAGAGTATTGCCGGATGTGACGTGTCTCTGTCGAACCTAACTTTTCTAGTTGGTCCGAATGGATCCGGGAAGAGCAACTTTCTAGATGCTATCCGCTTCATTACGGATTCGCTCCGAAATTCATTGGATCACGCTCTGCGAGATCGTGGCGGGGTCAAGGAAGTCAGGCGTCGGTCGAGTGGTCACCCGACGCACTTTGGAATTCGCCTAGACTTTCGTTTGCCTGATCGCGCTTATGGGCATTATTCGTTCGATGTAGCATCAAAAATACAAGGAACCTACAGTGTTCAACATGAGGAATGTACGATCCGTCACGGGATCACAGGAACTATAATCGGACGTTACTCTGTCGAAGAGGGGCGTGTAACTTCAAGCAGTGTTACGTCACCTCCTGCTGCAAGTCGAGATCGTTTGTATCTAGTGAATGTCTCGGGCCTCCATGAGTTCCGCCCCATATATGACGCACTTTCCAATATGGGTTTTTACAATCTGAATCCGGACGTAATCCGCGAACTTCAATCGCCCGATCCAGGTTTGATCTTGTCGCGGGACGGGAGTAACATCGCGAGTGTGCTGAAGACACTCACCACGAGAAACCCACAAGTAAAGGAGAGGATTGAGGAATACCTGTCTAAGATAGTATCGAGTATCTCCGGAGTGGACGCGATTCCGGTTGGTCCGAAAGAAACTCTCCAGTTTCGTCAGGACGTTAGCGGAGCGAAGTATCCGTGGCGATTTATTGCCGCAAATATGTCAGACGGTACCCTACGCGCTTTAGGAAACTTGGTTGCCCTGTTCCAGAGCGGAAGTGACAGTATCGTTCCGTTTGTCGGGATTGAAGAACCTGAAACGGCGTTGCACCCGGCAGCTGCCGGAATTCTGACAGATGGACTGGCGGATGCAAGCGAACATACGCAAGTCGCTGTGACTAGCCACAGCCCGGATCTTCTTGACAATGAGAAAATCCCGGATGAGTCGCTTCTGGCAGTCATCTCGGAACGCGGAGAGACAAAAATAGGCCCGCTCGATCCAGCGGGTCGATCTGCACTGCGAGATCACCTTTTTACTGCTGGGGACCTCCTTCGAATGGATCAATTGAGGCCGGATCCGCGAGCAATTAATTTGCGGCCGGAGCAATTGCCGCTTTTCGGGGAGGACTGA
- a CDS encoding GNAT family protein: MFPFRVDSELTLALLEPRHAAELFQVTDENRAHLRRWLPWLDGVRSEDDTLAFIQGTRAQLAASNGFQCAILLDGRIAGVIGHHAIDWGNRATSLGYWLAERHQGRGAMTRSCAAFLDHAFGELGLNRLEIRCATGNERSCAIPERLGFRLEGVAREPEWLYDHFVDHRIYAILAREWRGTARPGAER, from the coding sequence ATGTTCCCCTTCCGGGTCGACTCCGAGCTGACGCTGGCGCTGCTGGAGCCCCGGCACGCCGCGGAGCTCTTCCAGGTGACGGACGAGAACCGGGCGCACCTGCGGCGCTGGCTCCCCTGGCTGGACGGCGTGCGCTCGGAGGACGACACGCTAGCGTTCATCCAGGGCACCCGCGCGCAGCTCGCCGCCAGCAACGGCTTCCAGTGCGCCATCCTGCTGGACGGGCGCATCGCCGGGGTGATCGGGCACCACGCGATCGACTGGGGGAACCGCGCCACCTCGCTCGGCTACTGGCTCGCCGAGCGCCACCAGGGGCGCGGCGCCATGACCCGGTCGTGCGCGGCCTTCCTCGACCACGCCTTCGGCGAGCTGGGGCTGAACCGGCTGGAGATCCGCTGCGCCACCGGGAACGAGCGCAGCTGCGCCATCCCCGAGCGGCTGGGGTTCAGGCTGGAGGGCGTGGCGCGCGAGCCCGAGTGGCTCTACGACCACTTCGTGGACCACCGCATCTACGCCATCCTGGCGCGCGAGTGGCGGGGGACCGCGAGGCCCGGCGCGGAGCGGTAA
- a CDS encoding carboxylate-amine ligase: protein MKQPSLTVGIEEEYQIIDPETRELRSYITEILDHDHLILGEIKPELHQSIVEVGTTVCQTPAEARAELRRLRRMVMELAARKGLKVVAAGTHPFSSWMTQEITPLERYLGVKQDMQDLAQQLLIFGTHVHVGIEDREFLIDAFNVSRYFLPHILCLSSSSPFWMGRNTGLKSYRSVVFRNFPRTGVPRIMRGWADFDELQGTLVGTRCIPDGSKIYWDVRPHHKYPTLEFRFLDVCTRVEEAVCVAALLQAVVAKLWKLRRDNLTFRVYPSDLIEENKWRSVRYGFDGNLIDFGKQEECPARELIREMLEWFVDDVVDELGSRREVEYAFRIMDEGSSADRQLAVYERTGDFKAVVDHLIAETEEGVFPAAEAQAEAGARA from the coding sequence ATGAAGCAGCCTTCGCTCACCGTCGGCATCGAGGAAGAGTACCAGATCATCGACCCGGAGACGCGGGAGCTGCGCTCCTACATCACCGAGATCCTGGACCACGACCACCTGATCCTGGGCGAGATCAAGCCCGAGCTGCACCAGTCGATCGTGGAGGTGGGCACCACCGTCTGCCAGACGCCGGCCGAGGCGCGCGCCGAGCTCCGGCGGCTGCGGCGGATGGTGATGGAGCTGGCGGCGCGCAAGGGGCTCAAGGTGGTGGCCGCGGGGACGCACCCCTTCAGCTCGTGGATGACGCAGGAGATCACGCCGCTGGAGCGCTACCTGGGCGTCAAGCAGGACATGCAGGACCTGGCGCAGCAGCTGCTGATCTTCGGCACGCACGTGCACGTGGGGATCGAAGACCGCGAGTTCCTGATCGACGCCTTCAACGTCAGCCGCTACTTCCTCCCCCACATCCTCTGCCTGTCGTCGAGCTCGCCGTTCTGGATGGGGCGGAACACGGGGCTCAAGAGCTACCGCAGCGTGGTGTTCCGCAACTTCCCGCGCACGGGGGTGCCCCGCATCATGCGCGGCTGGGCGGACTTCGACGAGCTGCAGGGAACGCTGGTGGGCACGCGCTGCATCCCCGACGGAAGCAAGATCTACTGGGACGTGCGCCCGCACCACAAATACCCCACGCTGGAGTTCCGCTTCCTGGACGTGTGCACGCGCGTGGAGGAGGCGGTGTGCGTGGCGGCGCTGCTGCAGGCGGTGGTGGCGAAGCTCTGGAAGCTCCGGCGCGACAACCTGACCTTCCGCGTCTACCCGTCGGACCTGATCGAGGAGAACAAGTGGCGCTCGGTGCGCTACGGCTTCGACGGCAACCTGATCGACTTCGGCAAGCAGGAGGAGTGCCCGGCGCGCGAGCTGATCCGCGAGATGCTGGAGTGGTTCGTGGACGACGTGGTGGACGAGCTGGGGAGCCGCCGCGAGGTGGAGTACGCCTTCCGCATCATGGACGAGGGCTCCAGCGCCGACCGCCAGCTCGCCGTCTACGAGCGCACCGGCGACTTCAAGGCCGTCGTCGACCACCTGATCGCGGAGACGGAGGAGGGCGTGTTCCCGGCAGCGGAGGCGCAGGCGGAGGCCGGCGCGCGGGCGTGA
- a CDS encoding gamma-glutamyl-gamma-aminobutyrate hydrolase family protein, whose protein sequence is MHQRPVVGIPTQTLQSIDRIPADLPDSWVMNQRYYLACTEVGAIPWMVPLLDQDPETLRAIYDRLDGIFIAGGVDMDPVSYGEERHELCGRTDPPRDRVELAFTRWALEDGKPVFGVCRGMQVINVAAGGTLVQDCTLFPGAIKHDYFPGAGWARDHLAHDVRLAEGSRLHRAFGATGAKVNSMHHQGVARLGDGLAAAAWAPDGLLEAVESAREDHWLVGVQWHPEMLIDTHAGTRRLFEEFIEAANQYHNATALV, encoded by the coding sequence ATGCACCAGCGCCCTGTCGTCGGGATCCCCACGCAGACCCTCCAGTCCATCGACCGCATCCCCGCGGACCTGCCGGACTCGTGGGTGATGAACCAGCGGTACTACCTGGCCTGCACCGAGGTGGGGGCGATCCCCTGGATGGTGCCGCTGCTGGACCAGGACCCCGAGACGCTCAGGGCCATCTACGACCGGCTGGACGGCATCTTCATCGCCGGCGGGGTGGACATGGACCCGGTCAGCTACGGCGAGGAGCGCCACGAGCTGTGCGGCCGCACCGACCCGCCGCGCGACCGCGTGGAGCTGGCCTTCACGCGCTGGGCGCTGGAGGACGGCAAGCCGGTCTTCGGCGTGTGCCGGGGGATGCAGGTGATCAACGTGGCCGCGGGCGGCACCCTGGTGCAGGACTGCACCCTCTTCCCCGGCGCCATCAAGCACGACTACTTCCCCGGGGCGGGGTGGGCGCGCGACCACCTGGCGCACGACGTCCGCCTGGCCGAGGGCTCGCGCCTGCACCGGGCGTTCGGCGCCACCGGGGCGAAGGTCAACTCCATGCACCACCAGGGGGTCGCCCGCCTGGGCGACGGGCTGGCGGCGGCGGCGTGGGCGCCGGACGGGCTGCTGGAGGCGGTGGAGAGCGCGCGCGAGGACCACTGGCTGGTGGGCGTGCAGTGGCACCCCGAGATGCTGATCGACACGCACGCGGGGACGCGGCGGCTCTTCGAGGAGTTCATCGAGGCCGCCAACCAGTACCACAACGCGACGGCGCTGGTCTGA
- a CDS encoding acyl-CoA reductase, giving the protein MIDAFHLPALRDPPTTVWSFGKGDDAVELRVPRLTPEMLRAQVTELVEMRERHLARRSVAEVVEVVDRVAARLLDSGDELRAAAERALPAVTGYSAPMIRRVLDRMAADWRAEPLFDLLRADLGDPGVLDGFRPNPVGRGLRAAFGPRLAAHVFSGNVPGVAVTSIVRSLLVKAATLGKTAAGEPLLAALFARGIAEEDAGLGACLAVTYWPGGDEEMERAAQERADAVIVYGGADAVAAVRSRTPPGARFLGYGSRLSFGVVGRGWLDGERAAEAARAAALDASTFDQQGCVSPHLFYVEEGGKVDPREWARLLAAEMEAVERELPRGALAPGESSAIRQLRAEAEFAEGTELHASAEGTAWTVVFDPDPAFTASCLNRVVRVKPVPSLTDVAALVESYASVLQTVGLSAAEDEGRELAAALGRLGASRVAPLGRMAWPPPHWHHDGRPPLGDLVRWCDLEE; this is encoded by the coding sequence TTGATCGACGCCTTCCACCTCCCCGCGCTCCGTGATCCCCCGACGACGGTGTGGTCGTTCGGCAAGGGGGACGACGCGGTGGAGCTGCGGGTGCCGCGGCTGACGCCGGAGATGCTGCGCGCGCAGGTGACGGAGCTGGTCGAGATGCGCGAGCGGCACCTGGCGCGGCGGTCCGTCGCGGAGGTCGTGGAGGTGGTCGACCGGGTCGCGGCGCGGCTGCTGGACTCGGGGGACGAGCTGAGGGCGGCGGCGGAGCGCGCGCTCCCGGCGGTCACCGGCTACTCGGCGCCGATGATCCGGCGGGTGCTGGACCGCATGGCGGCGGACTGGCGCGCGGAGCCGCTCTTCGACCTGCTGCGCGCCGATCTCGGCGACCCGGGGGTGCTGGACGGGTTCCGTCCGAACCCCGTCGGGAGGGGGCTGCGGGCGGCGTTCGGGCCGCGGCTGGCGGCGCACGTCTTCAGCGGCAACGTCCCCGGCGTGGCGGTCACCTCCATCGTCCGCTCGCTGCTGGTGAAGGCGGCCACGCTGGGGAAGACCGCCGCCGGCGAGCCGCTCCTGGCCGCCCTCTTCGCCCGTGGGATCGCCGAGGAGGACGCGGGGCTCGGCGCCTGCCTGGCCGTCACCTACTGGCCCGGCGGCGACGAGGAGATGGAGCGCGCCGCCCAGGAGCGCGCCGACGCGGTGATCGTCTACGGCGGCGCGGACGCGGTCGCGGCGGTCCGCTCGCGCACGCCGCCCGGGGCGCGCTTCCTCGGCTACGGGTCCAGGCTCTCCTTCGGCGTGGTCGGGCGCGGCTGGCTGGACGGGGAGCGGGCGGCGGAGGCGGCGCGGGCGGCGGCGCTCGACGCCTCCACCTTCGACCAGCAGGGGTGCGTCTCGCCCCACCTCTTCTACGTGGAGGAGGGCGGCAAGGTGGACCCGCGCGAGTGGGCGCGGCTCCTGGCGGCGGAGATGGAGGCCGTCGAGCGCGAGCTGCCGCGCGGCGCCCTGGCCCCCGGCGAGTCGTCCGCCATCCGCCAGCTCCGCGCCGAGGCCGAGTTCGCCGAAGGGACGGAGCTGCACGCCTCGGCCGAGGGGACGGCCTGGACGGTCGTCTTCGACCCGGACCCCGCCTTCACCGCCTCGTGCCTGAACCGCGTGGTGCGGGTGAAGCCGGTCCCCTCGCTCACGGACGTCGCGGCCCTGGTGGAGTCGTACGCGTCCGTCCTGCAGACCGTCGGCCTCTCCGCCGCGGAGGACGAGGGGCGGGAGCTGGCGGCGGCGCTCGGCCGGCTGGGCGCCAGCCGCGTCGCCCCGCTCGGGCGGATGGCCTGGCCGCCGCCCCACTGGCACCACGACGGCCGGCCCCCGCTCGGGGACCTCGTCCGCTGGTGCGACCTGGAGGAGTGA